One part of the Vespula pensylvanica isolate Volc-1 chromosome 18, ASM1446617v1, whole genome shotgun sequence genome encodes these proteins:
- the LOC122635403 gene encoding solute carrier family 25 member 44: MSKLKMSAVEAPPFIRTIEWDMMDKTKFFPLSMLSSFSVRCCLYPLTVIKTRLQIQRHNVMYNGMIDACRKIYKLEGFSGLYRGFWISSIQIVSGVFYVSTYEGVRHLLGRESLSLHIDSRVKALIAGGAASLVGQTIVVPFDILSQHVMVLGINNKSGKIYIDKLGMNPLGLNLEPGRSRAHISIEVVRSIYQRDGYKGFYRGYVASLCAYVPNSALWWGLYTVYQDELIKIFPIWFSHLFIQAVAGTLGGFTTTIITNPLDIVRARLQVQRLDSMFTAFKVLWIEEGLKMFTKGLSARLVQSACFSFTIILGYETIKRVSINEEYKSFIRW; this comes from the exons ATGTCCAAGTTAAAGATGTCTGCCGTAGAGGCACCACCTTTTATTCGAACCATAGAATGGGATATGATGGACAAAACAAAGTTCTTCCCATTGAGTATGCTGTCCTCATTTTCTGTACGATGTTGCCTTTATCCTCTTACTGTAATAAAAACCCGTCTTCAAATACAGAGACACAATGTTATGTATAATG GAATGATAGATGCCTGTAGGAAGATTTATAAACTGGAAGGATTTTCTGGGCTCTACAGGGGTTTTTGGATAAGTTCCATACAAATTGTATCTGGAGTATTTTATGTATCAACTTATGAAGGAGTGCGCCACTTATTAGGAAGagagtctctttctcttcatataGATTCTCGTGTAAAAGCATTGATTGCAGGAGGAGCTGCTAGTTTAGTAGGTCAAACAATAGTTGTACCATTTGATATCCTTAGCCAACATGTAATGGTTCTTGGGATCAATAACAAAAGtggtaaaatttatattgataag TTAGGGATGAACCCATTAGGTTTAAATCTAGAGCCTGGGAGGTCGCGTGCTCATATATCTATAGAAGTTGTAAGATCAATATATCAAAGAGACGGTTACAAAGGCTTTTATCGTGGATATGTAGCATCTTTATGCGCATATGTGCCGAATAGTGCTCTTTGGTGGGGTTTATATACAGTATATCAAG ATGAACTTATAAAGATATTTCCAATATGGTTTTCCCACTTATTCATCCAGGCAGTGGCTGGTACACTTGGTGGTTTTACAACAACTATTATTACGAATCCATTAGACATTGTAAGAGCAAGACTACAAGTGCAAAGATTAGATAGTATGTTTACTGCATTCAAGGTTTTATGGATTGAAGAAGGACTTAAAATGTTTACGAAGGGGTTATCGGCTCGTCTTGTTCAGTCAGCTTGTTTTagttttacaataatattaggATATGAAACTATCAAAAGAGTTAGTATCaatgaagaatataaaagttttatcaGGTGGTGA
- the LOC122635392 gene encoding E3 ubiquitin-protein ligase MIB2, with the protein MLEVGLRVVRGQDWKWDDQDGGEGHAGTVVEIGKPPSGTLASSPNPADRTPDKTVIVQWDHGSRSNYRIGYQGAYDLLVFDNAAIGVKHYNIICDGCKKRGIIGMRWKCTECSDYDLCTQCYMADIHDLTHTFQRFQTPTSIEIHLSAREGCTKIPLKGIFIGAKVIRGPDWEWGNQDGGSGKSGRVMDIRGWDNESSRSVATVTWSIGSTNVYRLGYKGCVDLCYIEEATAGTYYKEHLPLLGQPVIAYPDNRNDSILNRGSTPNVVVSSLRHLTFNIGDKVKVLIQVEALKEMQDGHGGWNPRMAEYIGKIGTVHRVTDKGDIRVQYEGCNNRWTFHPKALTKVTSKDIFSLGDIVKVKNDLTTVKHYQRGHGEWIDVMKTALGKTGKIIKIYSDGDLRVALDGHTWTFNPLSVSLMPPGSHNVPVINEDADRNRDRSAGVTDNEVEKLLRDAARGEAGVHAVREFLKKYPGRVDARAGGPGGEKKTCLQVAAHQGQHDLCILLLDAGASLRAIDEDGDTPLHYAAFGNQPEIMELLLSRGAAINAVNNGKCSALHVAVNKQHVQCVKILLRYNCDVNLQDSYGDTALHDAIGKDALDIIDALCACERINFTLRNKRGFNVLHHAALKGNAHATERLVTRARHLVDVKKEDGFAALHLAALNGHKDVAATLLSPNGGCAKVDLRNNRRQTALHLATSQAHWSLVELLIDYNADITNTDEDGDTALHIAVAKSPNQPSTIPTPESSQDSPIIYGIWQTLTRQGAKSELALACFLVSVDKTRALLEHAKNSKNKTPLDLLNEDSQVGVLTKLLKSYEYQSNNAQLEIGNSSSSGCAEATIHHRTATSESELSRENVKINSADSAECCVCSQFLINSKEESRFDPSGSVPFVSCPHCRHKPNKSQIIQDDPTAMANVPTIKTDKKITDVSLDYKIKEDKRDEEKEKEKHLERLRYLETRVADLEEANMCSICMERRRNVAFLCGHGACEHCAAPLKTCHMCRKTITKKINLY; encoded by the exons ATGCTGGAAGTAGGTTTACGTGTTGTGCGTGGTCAAGATTGGAAATGGGATGATCAAGATGGTGGAGAAGGTCATGCTGGTACAGTAGTAGAAATTGGCAAACCACCATCTGGAACTTTAGCTTCTAGTCCTAACCCTGCTGACAGAACACCTGACAAGACTGTTATTGTTCAATGGGATCATGGTTCTAGAAGTAATTATAGAATTGGATATCAGGGAGCTTATGATTTACTTGTCTTTGACAATGCAGCTATTGGCgtaaaacattataatattatttgtgaTGGATGTAAAAAGCGTGGTATAATTGGTATGAGATGGAAGTGTACAGAATGTTCTGATTATGACTTATGCACGCAATGTTATATGGCAGATATACACGATTTAACTCATACTTTTCAAAGATTCCAAACTCCTACTTCTATAGA AATACATCTTAGTGCAAGAGAAGGTTGTACCAAAATACCGTTAAAAGGTATTTTTATCGGAGCAAAGGTAATTCGTGGACCAGACTGGGAATGGGGAAATCAAGATGGAGGTTCAG gTAAAAGTGGAAGAGTTATGGATATTCGTGGTTGGGATAATGAGAGTAGTCGTTCAGTTGCTACCGTTACATGGTCCATAGGAAGTACAAATGTCTATCGACTTGGCTATAAAGGTTGTGTAGatttatgttatatagaaGAAGCCACTGCTGGTACCTATTATAAAGAACACCTTCCACTTCTCGGACAACCTGTAATAGCATATCCAGATAATAGAAATGACTCTATATTGAACAGAGGCAGTACTCCTAATGTTGTTGTTTCTAGTCTTCGTCATTTGACATTTAACATTGGAGATAAAGTAAAAGTTTTAATTCAGGTTGAAGCTCTCAAAGAAATGCAAGATGGTCATGGTGGATGGAATCCACGCATGGCAGAATATATAGGGAAG ATCGGTACTGTTCACCGGGTAACAGACAAAGGAGATATTCGTGTACAATATGAAGGTTGTAATAATAGATGGACATTTCACCCCAAAGCTTTAACAAAAGTAACAAGCAAAGATATATTCTCTCTTGGAGATATAGTTAAAGTAAAAAACGATTTAACTACGGTAAAGCATTATCAACGAGGACACGGAGAGTGGATAGACGTAATGAAAACA GCTCTTGGAAAAactggaaaaataataaaaatatattcagatGGAGATTTGCGTGTAGCACTGGACGGTCATACATGGACATTTAATCCTTTGAGCGTATCATTAATGCCACCTGGATCACATAATGTACCTGTTATAAATGAAGACgcagatagaaatagagatcgatcag CCGGTGTAACAGATAATgaagtagaaaaattattacgagaTGCTGCGAGAGGCGAGGCAGGTGTTCATGCAGTAAgggaatttttaaaaaaatatcctgGTAGAGTAGATGCTCGAGCTGGTGGTCCTGGCGGTGAGAAAAAAACCTGTCTACAAGTAGCCGCGCATCAAGGCCAGCACGACCTTTGCATACTTCTTCTTGATGCTGGAGCTTCTTTACGAGCAATTGATGAAGATGGTGATACTCCGCTACATTATGCCGCATTTGG CAATCAACCAGAAATAATGGAATTACTTTTATCGCGAGGTGCGGCTATTAATGCTGTAAATAATGGTAAATGCAGTGCGCTGCATGTTGCTGTAAATAAACAGCATGTTCAGtgtgtaaaaatattgttacgtTATAATTGCGATGTGAATCTACAAGATTCATACGGAGACACGGCATTGCACGATGCCATTGGAAAAGATGCACTTGATATTATCGATGCTCTTTGTGCTTGCGAAAGGATAAATTTTACTCTACGTAATAAGCGTGGTTTTAATGTTCTACATCATGCTGCCTTAAAGGGTAATGCACA TGCTACGGAAAGACTTGTGACACGAGCACGGCATTTAGTAGATGTGAAGAAGGAAGATGGTTTTGCAGCATTACATCTTGCAGCATTGAACGGTCATAAAGATGTGGCCGCTACGCTTCTCTCTCCAAATGGCGGCTGTGCAAAAGTAGATCTACGTAATAACAGACGACAAACAGCTTTACATTTGGCTACTTCGCAAGCACACTGGTCTCTGGTAGAGCTACTTATCGATTATAATGCAGATATTACTAACACGGATGAAGACGGAGATACAGCATTGCACATTGCTGTGGCCAAAAGTCCAAATCAACCATCAACTATACCGACGCCAGAAAGTAGCCAAGATTCACCTATTATATATGGG ATTTGGCAGACTTTGACAAGACAAGGAGCAAAATCTGAATTAGCATTGGCTTGTTTTCTGGTAAGCGTAGATAAAACTCGTGCACTTTTGGAACACgcaaaaaattcgaaaaataagaCTCCTTTGGATCTTCTCAATGAGGATTCACAGGTTGGAGTACTCACAAAACTTCTAAAATCCTATGAATATCAAAGCAACAATGCTCAACTTGA AATAGGAAATAGTTCATCGTCTGGTTGCGCGGAAGCAACGATACATCATAGAACTGCCACATCGGAATCAGAATTATCTCGTGAAAATGTCAAAATTAATTCTGCCGATTCTGCTGAATGCTGTGTTTGTTCACAGTTTCTAATTAACTCGAAAGAAGAATCTCGATTTGATCCTAGTGGTAGTGTTCCTTTTGTTAGTTGTCCACATTGTAGGCACAAGCCAAACAAATCACAAATAATTCAAG ATGACCCAACAGCGATGGCGAATGTACCTACAATTAAaacggataaaaaaataacagacgTTTCAttggattataaaataaaagaagataagagagatgaagagaaggaaaaggaaaaacaccTTGAACGATTACGTTATTTGGAAACTAGAGTAGCTGATCTCGAAGAAGCGAATATGTGTAGTATTTGCATGGAACGTCGTCGTAACGTTGCGTTTCTATGTGGACATGGTGCTTGTGAACATTGTGCAGCACCGTTAAAAACATGTCATATGTGTCGTAAAACCAttactaaaaaaattaatctgtattaa
- the LOC122635404 gene encoding 2-(3-amino-3-carboxypropyl)histidine synthase subunit 1, producing the protein MIAEYESAVVIRAKPVRKVFKAPIKVNKIPQELLNDPLLNAAIAALPNNYNFEIHKSIWRIRETKANKVVLQMPEGLLMYATTIADIIENFTDAETIIMGDVTYGACCIDDYTAKALDADFMIHYGHSCLIPIDQTIGIKVLYVFVNISIDIVHCIESIKATLLVISKISLISTIQFVGTLQAIATELKKNGYEVSIPQSKPLSPGEILGCTAPQTHCADAIVYIGDGRFHLEAAMIANPNLRAFRYDPYEKKMTEEFYDHKEMRERRLLSINLTKSAKIFGMILGTLGRQGHPKIVDHLQNKLKALRKESIIILLSEIFPDKIKLFKNVDSFIQVACPRLSIDWGINFHKPFLTPYEGAVALEMAEYDRNQAYPMDFYSAASLGPWTPNHKEFELEKRVNTCCGKCKTGE; encoded by the exons atgATTGCAGAATATGAATCTGCTGTTGTAATTAGGGCAAAACCAGTTCGCAAAGTATTTAAAGCCCCAATCAAAGTTAATAAGATACCACAAGAACTTTTAAATGATCCTTTATTGAATGCAGCCATTGCAGCATTGCCTAATAATTACAACTTTGAAATACACAAATCTATATGGAGAATCAGAGAAACTAAAGCTAATAAAGTCGTTTTGCAAATGCCTGAGGGATTATTAATGTATGCAACTACTATAGctgatattattgaaaattttactgATGCAGAAACTATTATTATGGGTGATGTGACGTatg gtgCATGTTGCATAGATGATTACACAGCTAAGGCATTAGATGCAGATTTTATGATTCATTATGGACACTCTTGTCTAATACCAATTGATCAAACTATTGGAATAAAAGTTCtatatgtatttgttaatataagTATTGACATTGTACACTGTATAGAAAGCATTAAAGCTACTTTATtagttatttcaaaaatatcacTCATTAGTACAATACAGTTTGTAGGAACGTTACAAGCTATTGCAAcggaattgaaaaaaaatggatatgAAGTTTCTATACCGCAGAGTAAACCATTGAGTCCAGGCGAa aTTTTAGGTTGCACTGCACCGCAAACACATTGTGCAGATGCTATTGTTTATATAGGAGATGGTAGATTTCATCTTGAAGCTGCTATGATTGCAAATCCAAATTTACGAGCATTCAGATATGATccttatgaaaaaaagatgacaGAAGAATTCTATGATCACAAAGAAATGCGCGAAAGAAGACTCTTGTCGATAAATCTAACAAAGAGTGCTAAAATATTTGGAATGATACTTGGGACTTTAGGTCGGCAGGGACATCCGAAAATTGTGGATCATTTACAAAATAAGTTGAAAGCTCTAAGGAAGGAaagcattattattttactctcAGAGATATTCccagataaaattaaattattcaaaaatgtaGATAGTTTTATACAG GTTGCATGTCCACGTCTCAGCATTGATTGGGGTATTAATTTCCATAAACCTTTTCTTACACCCTATGAAGGTGCGGTCGCTCTAGAGATGGCTGAATACGATAGAAATCAAGCATATCCTATGGATTTTTATTCTGCAGCTAGTTTAGGCCCATGGACTCCAAACCATAAGGAGTTTGAATTAGAGAAACGTGTTAATACGTGTTGTGGTAAATGTAAAACtggagaataa